One genomic segment of Vespa crabro chromosome 3, iyVesCrab1.2, whole genome shotgun sequence includes these proteins:
- the LOC124422592 gene encoding neprilysin-2-like isoform X4, translating into MPSRGKYQIASQEERKIAQRDQSFRNCVATLFVFFILFLLVLIANLLWKKTNTSSSSSSSTNVDEKRLMGYQYNNGYKKSEETTTTTGNTIDTSIDIITEEYISSNEKTSHNFENTTMQKFLEMNTSRTLSDIINTLSNDTITTNSQNRISTTVRRMESTEEPKVHYSNITDTTLFENEVSENERENSSTMTLTIIAEATNESIDKTESDSQVSTKYSTISTDNEFVSNSSSFDQISSKENTNTITEKLNNITTASFFYLNTSELSTVTNITKKNNSSLINNSTNQFLSSTTYKPIEFISESTDFTKSLFPQVENTFTKETVITNEFVTNIFMTSNTESIFTTDSYITDIENNICNSGQCKQIAAKILSYMNHSADPCEDFYEYACGGMIADPQIIDLNLANKAYHRIAKQMLEDADRDPPSPFTKYYNSCMKYENINIDERIMIVNEAINKIQRFDHEEFKSNFTNLYAELLKSYSPLLFDVAVDLDENNPSSYTIKIGPVLDKNLFDSENTDDLCYASEAEIQKQFVDLEDIYEDYTTCKQNNTRFVSSITNALKALGVFNNSDNMEQNVSITVFNIDNEIVQKFFSLFPSENEIRKAYLMKNYTEVSIDELNKTTTFINWYNLTTSLISKNVNAKFQVYFYEELVKGLQNLETFWKNEPMYFHNAILSLYAQKLYHDLIITKHQDMKQHCLKVSTNLLRSEASNLYMSSLSDKEITFMNRTVRILFDELKETLKLEIKKRSWVTEEERQALLSKINDLKLSIPEVPYFQYEEEYKFNLSDNYLENSLNLMRRYRLSIYSVISLEINPDTPKQIWTHYATPFQSKGVAVYSLNLIIIPFGAIDYGDVFISNYESSFSYLTWATIGNLIARQISHHFDANGMHYWNQTRNTTCSLVSKHTMFEDYISCHKDSIYKEKMNMTLPLTSQKISFKISELTLNEYFSEIMGLRLTHDTFERLRSFSKNYLPWLEPNINQLFYLTYAQMYCTKSLLTTSYISLHENEELPSRIRVFVSASNNNLLGETWNCSKGSQIVPSITCDVFPYLKESEDTEIFSN; encoded by the exons ATGCCTTCACGTGGAAAATATCAAATTGCAAGTCAGGAAGAGCGTAAAATAGCACAAAGAGATCAATCTTTTAGAAATTGCGTAGCTACGCTATTTgtgttctttatattattcttgcttgttcttattgcaaatttattatggaaaaaaactaatacttcttcatcttcatcttcctcaACTAACGTTGATGAGAAACGCTTAATGGGAtac CAATATAATAATGGATATAAAAAATCAGAAGAAACTACAACTACAACTGGAAACACAATCGACACATCAATCGACATTATTACagaagaatatatatctaGTAATGAAAAGACATCTCATAACTTCGAAAATACAACAATGCAAAAATTTTTAGAAATGAATACTTCAAGAACTTTAtcagatattataaatactctGAGTAATGATACTATAACAACAAATTCACAAAATCGAATTAGTACAACTGTTAGAAGAATGGAATCTACAGAAGAGCCAAAAGTTCATTATAGCAATATTACTGATACAACCTTATTTGAAAATGAAGTTTCTGAAAACGAACGAGAAAACAGTTCTACAATGACTTTAACAATAATTGCAGAAGCAACAAACGAAAGTATTGATAAAACTGAATCTGATAGCCAAGTATCTACTAAATACTCAACTATTTCTACAGATAATGAATTTGTTTCTAACAGTTCTTCATTTGATCAAATTAGTTCTAAGGAAAATACAAATACTATTACAGAAAAACTAAATAACATAACAACTgcatcttttttctatctaaatACATCTGAACTGTCTACTGTAACAAATATCactaaaaaaaacaattcttctttaataaataattctactAATCAATTCTTATCATCAACAACTTATAAACCTATTGAATTTATATCAGAATCAACAGACTTTACAAAAAGTTTATTTCCACAAGTGGAAAATACCTTTACAAAggaaacagtaataacgaacgaatttgtaacaaatatatttatgacatCAAACACAGAGTCTATTTTTACTACAGATAGTTATATTAcagatattgaaaataatatatgtaattcaGGACAATGCAAACAAATAGCTGCTAAAATATTATCCTATATGAATCATTCTGCTGATCCATGTGaagatttttatgaatatgcTTGTGGTGGAATGATAGCAGATCCACAAATCATAGACCTAAATTTGGCAAACAAGGCATATCATAGAATAGCTA AACAAATGTTGGAAGATGCTGATAGAGATCCACCTTCTCCATTTACTAAATACTACAACAGTTgtatgaaatatgaaaatataaatatagatgaaagaataatgatag TAAATGaagcaataaataaaatacaaagatTTGATCACGAAgaatttaaaagtaatttcacgaatttgtatgctgaattattaaaaagctATAG CCCTTTATTATTTGACGTGGCTGTGGATCTTGATGAAAACAATCCAAGTTCATATACTATCAAAATAGGACCTGTACTTGATAAAAATCTATTTGATAGTGAAAACACAGATGATCTTTGCTATGCAAGTGAAGccgaaatacaaaaacaatttgtTGATCTTGAAGATATTTATGAAGACTATACAACATGCAAG CAAAATAATACAAGATTTGTAAGTTCTATAACCAATGCTTTAAAAGCACTTGgagtttttaataattctgatAACATGGAGCAAAATGTGAGCATTACagtatttaatattgataacgaaATAGTGCAGAAATTCTTTTCT CTATTTCCATCTGAGAACGAAATTCGTAAAGCATATTTAATGAAGAATTATACTGAAGTGTCAATagatgaattaaataaaacaactACATTT ATAAATTGGTATAATTTAACGACTTCATTAATATCCAAAAATGTAAATGCAAAATTCcaagtttatttttatgaagaaTTAGTAAAAGGTTTACAAAATTTAGAAACTTTTTGGAAGAACGAACCAATGTATTTTCACAATGCTATTTTAAGTCTATATGCACAAAAACTTTATCAtgac ttaattataacaaaacaTCAAGATATGAAACAACATTGCCTCAAAGTTAGTACAAATCTATTAAGATCTGAAGCCTCTAATTTGTATATGTCTTCACTGTCTGATAAAGAGATTACATTTATGAATCGTACG GTAAGAATACTCTTTGATGAACTAAAAGAAACTCTAAaactagaaataaaaaagagatcatGGGTAACAGAAGAAGAACGTCAAGCATTGCTGTCAAAGATAAATGATCTTAAGCTTTCTATACCGGAAGTTCCATACTTTCAGTATGAAGAAGAATATAAG TTTAATCTATCTGATAATTACTTGGAAAACTCTTTAAATTTGATGAGAAGATATAGATTATCAATATATTCTGTAATATCATTAGAGATAAATCCTGATACACCAAAAcaaat TTGGACACACTATGCTACACCTTTTCAATCGAAAGGCGTTGCAGTTTATAGTTtgaatcttattattatacctttTGGTGCAATTGATTATGGTGACGtgtttatatcaaattatgaAAGTTCATTTAGTTATTTAACATGGGCGACAATTGGCAATTTAATAGCGCGTCAGATTTCTCATCATTTTGATGCAAATg GTATGCACTATTGGAATCAAACTCGAAACACTACCTGTTCTCTGGTAAGCAAACATACAATGTTTGAAGATTATATATCCTGCCATAAAGATAGtatttacaaagaaaagatgaaCATGACACTGCCACTTACTTCtcagaaaatatcttttaag ATTTCAGAATTAACATTAAACGAATATTTCTCCGAAATCATGGGACTTAGATTAACACATGATACTTTTGAAAGGCTACGATCGTTTTCAAAGAATTATCTTCCGTGGCTAGAACCAAacataaatcaattattctaCCTTACTTATGCTCAG ATGTATTGTACGAAATCGTTATTGACAACATCTTATATCTCTCTTCATGAAAACGAAGAATTACCTAGCCGTATCCGTGTCTTCGTTTCTGCATCTAACAATAACTTACTGGGCGAAACATGGAATTGTTCTAAAGGATCACAAATTGTCCCCAGTATTACTTGTGATGTCTTTCCATACCTCAAAGAATCAGAAGATACCGAAATCTTTTCCAACTGA
- the LOC124422592 gene encoding neprilysin-2-like isoform X5: protein MQKFLEMNTSRTLSDIINTLSNDTITTNSQNRISTTVRRMESTEEPKVHYSNITDTTLFENEVSENERENSSTMTLTIIAEATNESIDKTESDSQVSTKYSTISTDNEFVSNSSSFDQISSKENTNTITEKLNNITTASFFYLNTSELSTVTNITKKNNSSLINNSTNQFLSSTTYKPIEFISESTDFTKSLFPQVENTFTKETVITNEFVTNIFMTSNTESIFTTDSYITDIENNICNSGQCKQIAAKILSYMNHSADPCEDFYEYACGGMIADPQIIDLNLANKAYHRIAKQMLEDADRDPPSPFTKYYNSCMKYENINIDERIMIVNEAINKIQRFDHEEFKSNFTNLYAELLKSYSPLLFDVAVDLDENNPSSYTIKIGPVLDKNLFDSENTDDLCYASEAEIQKQFVDLEDIYEDYTTCKQNNTRFVSSITNALKALGVFNNSDNMEQNVSITVFNIDNEIVQKFFSVSKIILLYILFYIYIFYIFYIYYLLIFSFWQLFPSENEIRKAYLMKNYTEVSIDELNKTTTFINWYNLTTSLISKNVNAKFQVYFYEELVKGLQNLETFWKNEPMYFHNAILSLYAQKLYHDLIITKHQDMKQHCLKVSTNLLRSEASNLYMSSLSDKEITFMNRTVRILFDELKETLKLEIKKRSWVTEEERQALLSKINDLKLSIPEVPYFQYEEEYKFNLSDNYLENSLNLMRRYRLSIYSVISLEINPDTPKQMYVYIDIYFTYVNEIFYFDILHCSWTHYATPFQSKGVAVYSLNLIIIPFGAIDYGDVFISNYESSFSYLTWATIGNLIARQISHHFDANGMHYWNQTRNTTCSLVSKHTMFEDYISCHKDSIYKEKMNMTLPLTSQKISFKISELTLNEYFSEIMGLRLTHDTFERLRSFSKNYLPWLEPNINQLFYLTYAQMYCTKSLLTTSYISLHENEELPSRIRVFVSASNNNLLGETWNCSKGSQIVPSITCDVFPYLKESEDTEIFSN, encoded by the exons ATGCAAAAATTTTTAGAAATGAATACTTCAAGAACTTTAtcagatattataaatactctGAGTAATGATACTATAACAACAAATTCACAAAATCGAATTAGTACAACTGTTAGAAGAATGGAATCTACAGAAGAGCCAAAAGTTCATTATAGCAATATTACTGATACAACCTTATTTGAAAATGAAGTTTCTGAAAACGAACGAGAAAACAGTTCTACAATGACTTTAACAATAATTGCAGAAGCAACAAACGAAAGTATTGATAAAACTGAATCTGATAGCCAAGTATCTACTAAATACTCAACTATTTCTACAGATAATGAATTTGTTTCTAACAGTTCTTCATTTGATCAAATTAGTTCTAAGGAAAATACAAATACTATTACAGAAAAACTAAATAACATAACAACTgcatcttttttctatctaaatACATCTGAACTGTCTACTGTAACAAATATCactaaaaaaaacaattcttctttaataaataattctactAATCAATTCTTATCATCAACAACTTATAAACCTATTGAATTTATATCAGAATCAACAGACTTTACAAAAAGTTTATTTCCACAAGTGGAAAATACCTTTACAAAggaaacagtaataacgaacgaatttgtaacaaatatatttatgacatCAAACACAGAGTCTATTTTTACTACAGATAGTTATATTAcagatattgaaaataatatatgtaattcaGGACAATGCAAACAAATAGCTGCTAAAATATTATCCTATATGAATCATTCTGCTGATCCATGTGaagatttttatgaatatgcTTGTGGTGGAATGATAGCAGATCCACAAATCATAGACCTAAATTTGGCAAACAAGGCATATCATAGAATAGCTA AACAAATGTTGGAAGATGCTGATAGAGATCCACCTTCTCCATTTACTAAATACTACAACAGTTgtatgaaatatgaaaatataaatatagatgaaagaataatgatag TAAATGaagcaataaataaaatacaaagatTTGATCACGAAgaatttaaaagtaatttcacgaatttgtatgctgaattattaaaaagctATAG CCCTTTATTATTTGACGTGGCTGTGGATCTTGATGAAAACAATCCAAGTTCATATACTATCAAAATAGGACCTGTACTTGATAAAAATCTATTTGATAGTGAAAACACAGATGATCTTTGCTATGCAAGTGAAGccgaaatacaaaaacaatttgtTGATCTTGAAGATATTTATGAAGACTATACAACATGCAAG CAAAATAATACAAGATTTGTAAGTTCTATAACCAATGCTTTAAAAGCACTTGgagtttttaataattctgatAACATGGAGCAAAATGTGAGCATTACagtatttaatattgataacgaaATAGTGCAGAAATTCTTTTCTGtaagtaaaattattcttttatatatattattttatatatatatattttatatattttatatatattacctaCTAATTTTCTCGTTTTGGCAGCTATTTCCATCTGAGAACGAAATTCGTAAAGCATATTTAATGAAGAATTATACTGAAGTGTCAATagatgaattaaataaaacaactACATTT ATAAATTGGTATAATTTAACGACTTCATTAATATCCAAAAATGTAAATGCAAAATTCcaagtttatttttatgaagaaTTAGTAAAAGGTTTACAAAATTTAGAAACTTTTTGGAAGAACGAACCAATGTATTTTCACAATGCTATTTTAAGTCTATATGCACAAAAACTTTATCAtgac ttaattataacaaaacaTCAAGATATGAAACAACATTGCCTCAAAGTTAGTACAAATCTATTAAGATCTGAAGCCTCTAATTTGTATATGTCTTCACTGTCTGATAAAGAGATTACATTTATGAATCGTACG GTAAGAATACTCTTTGATGAACTAAAAGAAACTCTAAaactagaaataaaaaagagatcatGGGTAACAGAAGAAGAACGTCAAGCATTGCTGTCAAAGATAAATGATCTTAAGCTTTCTATACCGGAAGTTCCATACTTTCAGTATGAAGAAGAATATAAG TTTAATCTATCTGATAATTACTTGGAAAACTCTTTAAATTTGATGAGAAGATATAGATTATCAATATATTCTGTAATATCATTAGAGATAAATCCTGATACACCAAAAcaaatgtacgtatatatagatatttattttacttatgtcaatgagattttttattttgatatattacaTTGCAGTTGGACACACTATGCTACACCTTTTCAATCGAAAGGCGTTGCAGTTTATAGTTtgaatcttattattatacctttTGGTGCAATTGATTATGGTGACGtgtttatatcaaattatgaAAGTTCATTTAGTTATTTAACATGGGCGACAATTGGCAATTTAATAGCGCGTCAGATTTCTCATCATTTTGATGCAAATg GTATGCACTATTGGAATCAAACTCGAAACACTACCTGTTCTCTGGTAAGCAAACATACAATGTTTGAAGATTATATATCCTGCCATAAAGATAGtatttacaaagaaaagatgaaCATGACACTGCCACTTACTTCtcagaaaatatcttttaag ATTTCAGAATTAACATTAAACGAATATTTCTCCGAAATCATGGGACTTAGATTAACACATGATACTTTTGAAAGGCTACGATCGTTTTCAAAGAATTATCTTCCGTGGCTAGAACCAAacataaatcaattattctaCCTTACTTATGCTCAG ATGTATTGTACGAAATCGTTATTGACAACATCTTATATCTCTCTTCATGAAAACGAAGAATTACCTAGCCGTATCCGTGTCTTCGTTTCTGCATCTAACAATAACTTACTGGGCGAAACATGGAATTGTTCTAAAGGATCACAAATTGTCCCCAGTATTACTTGTGATGTCTTTCCATACCTCAAAGAATCAGAAGATACCGAAATCTTTTCCAACTGA